CAAATATAACACCATTATTAATTGATACCATGGAATGAATAAAGTTAACTTTTTTATCAAATATACTAGAATAAGGTACTAAAATTGAATTATTTAAATTTAACATGGTTAAGGAATGTATATTGTCTAAAAAGTAGTAATCCTTTTTTAGGAATCCAAGTACTTTACCTTTTATAAATTTAGGAGAAAGTCCAGGTCTAACCGTTAATTCATCTCCAAGTTTGTAGATACCCTTATAATTTGAACCTAATATTAGAGGGATTTCATCCGTATAGTCAAAGTCTTCTTTTTTAAAGAATCTCCCATCTATAACCTCAATATTAAATAATTTAGTGAAATTGTAGTCTAAATACAGCGATTTCACTGCTGAATAATTTGGGTTATCTGTATCAGGAGGGACATCATCCAGAAATTTTGCACCTCCTTTAAAATTATCTATTTGTATATAACCAGTTTCAAAGTTTGTAAAGGTAAAATCTTTATTATATTTTAGATAATGAAATAGTTTAGTAACGTTTCCGGTGCTATCCTCTTCCTGATCCATTTTATCCCGTGCAGGGTTTGAGATAATTTCTCTTAATCTGAAAGGCTCTTTATCTTTAAAGAGGCTTAGAATTCTGTTTCCATCTTCCTTTAGCTTAATATTATATTTTATACTTTTGTCTAAAAATAAGAAGGCTGTAGTAACCTGAATAAGAATAATTATGCTTATAAATAAATTAGAACTTAAGCCGTGAAAAGCATATTTTAAGTTTTTCATAGACACCTCCACAAATTTGCTACATATAAGAATTATATTGCAATTTTACAATAAATAGAGATGCTATAAAATAAGCATCTCTATTTATATATTAAGTATTAAGGTCTGGCTTTAGAGTTATAATAAGAGTAAATCCAACCTTTACCTGTAACATCTGTGGTTTTGGTATATCCAAATCCTTCTTTGTATCTAGAGTCGTTAGATCTAGCAAATTCAACTTTTGTGTAGTGATATACATATTTCCAACCAGTTTCTGCCCATCCTCCTCTTTTATCTGTTAGTATGTTTACCCATCTTGAATGTAGTTTGTGGTAATCGGCAGTTCCAGAACTTCCTCCTGATGGACCTCTCATACCAACTTGATTAGCTGCTGTAACTGTAATTGGAGTCAGTAAAAATAAACTTATTGCCCCAGCTAAAATTTTGTTTTTGAGATTTCTATTCATAGAAAATCCTCCTCGAATTTTATTTAACTATATTTTCATTTTATTCACGGAATATTCACTATATGATCGATAAAGAGCTAAATTTATAAAACTTAAAATAAACAATATATAATTATTCTTGACTTAAGAAAACTAATAATATATATTATCATTATAAAACATAGTAATTCTGTAGGAATTATACACAAAGGAAAGGATTGTAGTTATGGAAATTTATTTGGACAATAGTGCAACCACAAAACCTTATGAAGAAGTCATAGAAGCTATGGGAAATGCTATGAGAGAGTTTTATGCTAACCCATCGGCTGCATATAAATTGGGAATGAATGCTGAAAAGAAAATTTCAGAGTGCAGAGATATAATAGGCAGGACTATAAATGCAAGTAGAGATGAGATAATTTTTACATCAGGTGGAAGTGAGGCTAATAATTTTTTAATAAGAGGATTTCTTAAAGAAGGAAGTCATATAATTACAAGTAAAATTGAACATCCAAGTGTACTTAAGCTTTGCAGGGAATTAGAAGAAAATCATATTAGAGTTACTTATTTAGATGTAAATTCTAAGGGTGAAATAGATATAAAGCAGTTAGAAGAATCTATAGATAAGGATACTGTTCTAGTTAGCATTATGCATGTTAACAATGAAATAGGTGTAGTACAAGATTTAGAAACTATAGGAAGTATTATCAAACAAAAAAGTCAAAGAGTAAAATTCCATGTGGATACAGTTCAGAGTTATGGAAAATATAAAATTGATGTTGAAAAGTTTAATATAGATATGCTATCTGTAAGTACTCATAAATTTCATGGACCTAGGGGAGTAGGCTTTGCATATCTAAAAAAAGGCCTAAATCCAAAACCCTTAATTATAGGTGGAGGACAAGAAAGAAGTTTCAGAGCTGGGACTGAGAATACTGCTGGCATAGTAGGACTTACAGTAGCAGCAGAGATTATGTATAAAAATTTAGATAAGAATTATCAGCATGTAATGGATATTAAAAAATATTTTATAAAAGAACTTTCAAAAATAGAGGATATTAAAATAAACAGTGAAGAATCAAATAAATTTTCACCATATGTTTTAAATGTATCTTTTAGAGGAATAAGATCAGAAATTTTACTTAGGGTTTTAGATGAAAAAGGTATATACGTATCGGTAGGTTCAGCTTGTTCCGCTAAAAAATCTAAACAAAGTCATGTGTTACAGTCTATAGGTCTTTCAGATAAAGAAATACTAGGTTCTATAAGGTTCAGTTTCTGTGAGTACACTACAAAAGAAGAGATAGACTATACAATGGAAGTACTAAAACAAAACATTATTCTTCTTAGAAGAATGAAATAGGAGAAAAGACATGAGAAAATTAATTTTAATAAAGTACGCTTCAGAGATATTTTTAAAAGGATTAAACAGAGGTAAGTTTGAGAGAAAGTTACAAGATAATATAAAAAAAGTTTTACAAGGTATTCCTTATGAAATGGTGCATGACCAAGGAAGATGGTTCTTGTATTCAGAGGATATTGAATCATTAACTAACAAAGTTAAAAAGGTTTTTGGGATTACAGAACTTTGCGTAGTTACAGAAGTAGAGGCTACAATGGAAGCTATAGCAAATCAAGCATTAGAGGAAGTTAAAGAGGGAAATTATAAAACTTTTAAAATAGAAACTAATAGGGCAAATAAAAAATTTCCTATGAATTCTATGGAAGTTAGCAGAGAAATAGGTGGGCATGTACTTAAAAACATAGAAGATATTAAAGTAGATATTCATAATCCAGAGGGATTAATTAATGTAGAAATAAGAGAAAGAGCCTATGTGTATTCTAAGAAGATTAAAGCTATAGGTGGACTTCCTTATGGAACTAATGGAAGCACAATGCTTATGTTATCTGGTGGAATAGATTCTCCGGTTGCTGGATATTTAATGGCAAGAAGAGGAGTTAAATTAAATTGTGTTTATTATCATAGCCATCCTTACACCTCAGAAAGA
The nucleotide sequence above comes from Hathewaya histolytica. Encoded proteins:
- a CDS encoding cysteine desulfurase family protein — protein: MEIYLDNSATTKPYEEVIEAMGNAMREFYANPSAAYKLGMNAEKKISECRDIIGRTINASRDEIIFTSGGSEANNFLIRGFLKEGSHIITSKIEHPSVLKLCRELEENHIRVTYLDVNSKGEIDIKQLEESIDKDTVLVSIMHVNNEIGVVQDLETIGSIIKQKSQRVKFHVDTVQSYGKYKIDVEKFNIDMLSVSTHKFHGPRGVGFAYLKKGLNPKPLIIGGGQERSFRAGTENTAGIVGLTVAAEIMYKNLDKNYQHVMDIKKYFIKELSKIEDIKINSEESNKFSPYVLNVSFRGIRSEILLRVLDEKGIYVSVGSACSAKKSKQSHVLQSIGLSDKEILGSIRFSFCEYTTKEEIDYTMEVLKQNIILLRRMK
- the thiI gene encoding tRNA uracil 4-sulfurtransferase ThiI gives rise to the protein MRKLILIKYASEIFLKGLNRGKFERKLQDNIKKVLQGIPYEMVHDQGRWFLYSEDIESLTNKVKKVFGITELCVVTEVEATMEAIANQALEEVKEGNYKTFKIETNRANKKFPMNSMEVSREIGGHVLKNIEDIKVDIHNPEGLINVEIRERAYVYSKKIKAIGGLPYGTNGSTMLMLSGGIDSPVAGYLMARRGVKLNCVYYHSHPYTSERAKEKVKDLAKILKEYTGHMNLFVVPFTDIQMQIIDKCREDELTIIMRRFMMRVACKLAEKFDIHSVTTGESVGQVASQTMEGLVVSNDTADRPVFRPLIATDKTDIMDIAREIGTYETSILPYEDCCTIFVPKHPKTKPVLKHIIEEEKALDIDKLVDEAIENMEVYRE